The following coding sequences lie in one Synechococcus sp. CC9902 genomic window:
- the psaM gene encoding photosystem I reaction center subunit XII: MDSAISSPEIFIALVVAAHAAILALRLSVSLYRA; the protein is encoded by the coding sequence ATGGACTCCGCAATTTCCTCCCCTGAGATCTTCATTGCTCTCGTGGTGGCCGCCCACGCAGCCATTTTGGCTTTGCGCCTTTCGGTGAGCCTCTATCGCGCCTGA
- a CDS encoding phosphoribosylanthranilate isomerase: protein MSDTLTPPAIKICGLTDIEQALAIAAMDVQAIGVIGVANTARFVESARRREIFSALALHTPTIKRVWVVADPSPSDLEDGLAGEGRPTVVQLHGNETPARCAALRKWRPNIAWWKALRLREAKDVTTAKHYVGSVDALLLDAWNPNQLGGTGHRIPLDWISNQTHDVAWWLAGGISAEWIPELMKDVSPDGLDASSRLETKPGWKDLSKVKALVDAVRHSQGL, encoded by the coding sequence GTGAGCGACACTCTCACCCCGCCAGCGATCAAGATCTGTGGGCTCACGGACATTGAACAGGCGTTGGCGATTGCCGCCATGGATGTTCAAGCCATTGGCGTGATTGGCGTTGCCAACACGGCACGATTCGTCGAATCCGCTCGACGGCGAGAGATATTTTCTGCCCTTGCCCTACACACTCCAACGATCAAGCGGGTGTGGGTTGTGGCCGATCCCAGCCCTTCGGATTTAGAGGATGGGCTAGCCGGCGAAGGCCGTCCCACGGTTGTTCAGCTCCATGGCAACGAAACACCCGCACGGTGTGCAGCGCTTCGAAAATGGCGACCAAACATTGCCTGGTGGAAAGCCTTGAGGCTGCGGGAAGCCAAGGATGTAACGACTGCAAAGCATTACGTCGGCTCGGTTGATGCCCTACTTCTTGATGCTTGGAACCCCAACCAACTCGGTGGTACGGGCCATCGCATTCCGTTGGACTGGATTTCAAACCAAACTCACGACGTTGCCTGGTGGTTGGCTGGTGGCATCAGTGCCGAATGGATTCCAGAACTTATGAAGGACGTTTCACCGGATGGGCTTGATGCATCGAGCCGGCTTGAAACCAAACCTGGCTGGAAAGATCTCAGCAAAGTGAAAGCCCTTGTGGACGCTGTTAGGCATTCACAAGGGCTTTGA
- the folE gene encoding GTP cyclohydrolase I: MTTTVPFVSRGAALSNGNGNATLHPDLASKIRERLQNAGVPFLANDNISDHLEPGELSLLEIEVADKVRDLLRTLVIDIDNDHNTSETAERVARMYLHEVFKGRYHPQPKVASFPNVKQLDEIYTVGPITVRSACSHHLVPIMGNCWIGIKPGVRVIGLSKFTRVADWVFSRPHIQEEAVMILADEIEKLCEPQGLGIIVKAQHYCMKWRGVKEPQTSMVNSVVRGDFRHDPSLKQEFFELVRQQEALLSS; encoded by the coding sequence ATGACCACAACCGTCCCCTTCGTTTCCCGCGGCGCTGCTCTCAGCAACGGCAATGGCAACGCAACACTCCATCCCGATCTTGCTTCGAAGATCCGCGAACGTCTTCAGAACGCTGGCGTTCCATTCCTCGCGAATGACAACATCTCCGATCATTTAGAGCCGGGTGAATTATCTCTTCTTGAGATTGAGGTGGCCGACAAGGTGCGCGATTTGCTGCGCACTCTTGTGATTGATATCGATAACGATCACAACACCAGCGAGACCGCTGAGCGTGTGGCTCGGATGTATCTCCATGAAGTTTTTAAAGGTCGTTATCACCCTCAGCCGAAGGTTGCCAGCTTCCCAAATGTGAAGCAGCTGGATGAGATTTATACCGTGGGACCAATCACGGTTCGATCCGCTTGCTCCCACCACCTTGTTCCAATCATGGGCAATTGCTGGATTGGGATTAAGCCTGGAGTTCGTGTTATTGGATTGTCCAAATTCACCCGTGTCGCTGATTGGGTGTTCTCACGTCCTCATATCCAAGAGGAAGCGGTGATGATTTTGGCCGATGAGATTGAAAAGCTTTGCGAACCGCAGGGACTAGGAATCATCGTCAAAGCACAGCACTACTGCATGAAGTGGCGCGGTGTGAAAGAGCCCCAAACAAGCATGGTGAATTCCGTGGTGCGAGGTGATTTCAGGCATGACCCCAGCCTCAAGCAGGAGTTCTTTGAATTGGTCCGACAGCAGGAAGCCTTGCTGAGTTCTTAA
- a CDS encoding lipoate--protein ligase family protein — MPNNATAGSSMVPTGRLIPTLRADGYTQMALDRLLLEQCQTSGPVLRFYQWEGPWLSLGRHQQQWPHHWNELVRNKTIAMVRRPSGGRAVLHAGGLTYALIWPDAPRRRKQAYREACQWLIDGFGHLGLTLQFGDESASVDDPNCFARSTAADLVDQNGIKRIGSAQRWQHGCLLQHGEIMLDPPQKLWRAIFAESAPPPAPKSIPRDGLDQHLSNALQTHWHQLDWSTHELTNQEREALASLESSSSSTVF; from the coding sequence ATGCCTAACAATGCGACGGCAGGGTCCAGCATGGTCCCTACAGGACGGTTGATCCCCACCCTGCGGGCGGATGGTTACACCCAGATGGCATTGGATCGCTTGCTGCTGGAGCAATGCCAAACAAGTGGACCAGTGCTGCGCTTCTATCAATGGGAGGGTCCATGGCTCTCCCTGGGACGGCATCAACAGCAATGGCCACACCACTGGAATGAGCTTGTCCGAAACAAGACGATCGCCATGGTCCGTCGGCCGAGCGGTGGCCGAGCGGTCTTGCATGCCGGGGGCTTGACCTATGCGCTGATTTGGCCGGACGCACCCCGTCGGCGTAAACAGGCCTACCGAGAGGCCTGCCAATGGCTCATTGATGGTTTCGGCCACTTGGGCCTCACCCTGCAATTTGGTGACGAGTCCGCCAGTGTTGACGATCCCAACTGCTTTGCACGATCCACGGCAGCAGACCTGGTGGACCAGAACGGCATCAAACGCATCGGCAGTGCTCAGCGCTGGCAGCACGGCTGCCTGCTGCAACACGGAGAAATCATGCTGGACCCTCCACAGAAGCTGTGGCGAGCCATCTTTGCTGAATCCGCCCCTCCACCGGCTCCTAAATCAATCCCGAGAGATGGCTTGGATCAACATCTCAGCAACGCCCTGCAAACCCATTGGCACCAGTTGGACTGGTCAACTCACGAATTAACGAATCAAGAACGTGAGGCACTGGCCTCACTGGAAAGCTCCTCATCCTCAACCGTCTTTTGA
- a CDS encoding ferredoxin:protochlorophyllide reductase (ATP-dependent) subunit B: protein MELTLWTYEGPPHVGAMRIAASMKGVHYVLHAPQGDTYADLLFTMIERRGKRPPVTYTTFQARDLGGDTAELVKRHIREAVERFKPDALLVGESCTAELIQDQPGALAGGMGFDLPIVSLELPAYSKKENWGASETLYQLVRGLLKNQEINSEGHNPKAWQNQGRRPRVNLIGPSLLGFRCRDDVIEISRLLASHGIDVNTVVPLEATVADVMRLTEADLNICLYAEISESCCSWMERQFGMPFSRTMPIGVGATADFLAEVHGLLGMDPPDPREGEHSSKLPWYSASVDSTYLTGKRVFIFGDGSHVLAAARIANEELGFQVVGLGTYSREMARPVRAAAKELGLEALISDDYLAVEAAMAEAVPELVLGTQMERHSAKRLGIPCAVISTPMHVQDVPARFSPQMGWEGANVIFDSWVHPLMMGLEEHLIGMFRHDFEFVDGHQSHLGHLGGLQSAQVEDAPAAIANNSTETHAIEADTSSVAVATATLEWTMDGEAELKKIPFFVRGKVRRNTEAFAKEKGLNQIDSETLYDAKAHYSA, encoded by the coding sequence ATGGAATTAACGCTCTGGACCTATGAAGGCCCCCCCCATGTGGGGGCGATGCGCATCGCTGCATCCATGAAAGGCGTGCACTACGTACTCCATGCACCCCAGGGAGATACCTACGCCGATCTGCTCTTCACGATGATTGAACGGCGGGGGAAACGCCCCCCCGTTACATACACCACATTTCAGGCTCGGGACTTGGGCGGCGACACAGCAGAGCTGGTGAAGCGCCACATCCGTGAAGCCGTTGAACGATTCAAGCCAGACGCCCTACTGGTGGGAGAAAGCTGCACAGCGGAATTGATCCAAGATCAACCGGGGGCCCTTGCTGGCGGCATGGGATTTGATCTTCCGATCGTGAGCCTCGAGCTTCCGGCTTACAGCAAAAAAGAAAATTGGGGCGCATCAGAAACGCTGTACCAACTGGTACGAGGACTCCTCAAAAATCAAGAGATCAATAGCGAAGGCCATAACCCAAAGGCATGGCAGAACCAGGGCCGCCGACCCCGCGTCAACCTGATCGGTCCATCGCTGCTCGGATTCCGATGTCGCGATGATGTGATTGAAATCAGTCGACTTCTGGCAAGCCACGGCATCGACGTGAACACTGTTGTGCCCCTGGAAGCAACGGTGGCCGACGTGATGCGCCTGACAGAAGCGGATCTCAATATCTGCCTCTACGCGGAAATTTCCGAATCATGTTGCAGCTGGATGGAGCGGCAATTTGGAATGCCCTTCTCACGAACCATGCCGATCGGTGTAGGCGCCACAGCCGATTTCCTTGCTGAAGTGCATGGCCTTCTTGGCATGGATCCACCGGACCCAAGGGAAGGGGAGCACAGTTCAAAATTGCCCTGGTATTCGGCATCGGTTGACTCGACTTACCTCACCGGCAAACGGGTGTTCATCTTTGGAGATGGAAGCCACGTGCTGGCGGCGGCCCGCATCGCCAACGAAGAGCTGGGTTTTCAAGTAGTGGGTCTCGGCACCTACAGCCGGGAGATGGCCCGTCCCGTGCGCGCTGCAGCCAAAGAGCTAGGTCTTGAAGCCTTAATCAGTGACGACTACCTAGCGGTAGAAGCCGCCATGGCAGAAGCCGTACCGGAGCTGGTGCTCGGAACACAAATGGAACGCCACAGCGCCAAACGATTGGGCATTCCTTGCGCTGTAATCAGCACCCCAATGCACGTCCAAGATGTGCCCGCCCGATTCAGCCCTCAAATGGGCTGGGAAGGCGCGAATGTGATCTTCGACAGCTGGGTGCACCCGTTAATGATGGGGCTCGAAGAACATCTGATTGGCATGTTCCGCCACGACTTTGAGTTCGTCGACGGGCATCAAAGCCATCTGGGGCACTTGGGCGGACTGCAAAGCGCCCAGGTTGAAGATGCTCCCGCAGCAATAGCGAACAACTCCACTGAAACCCATGCCATTGAGGCAGACACATCATCTGTAGCTGTGGCGACAGCCACCTTGGAATGGACCATGGATGGAGAAGCGGAATTGAAAAAGATCCCCTTCTTTGTGCGAGGCAAAGTGCGACGAAACACAGAAGCCTTTGCAAAAGAGAAAGGTCTCAATCAGATCGACAGCGAAACGCTCTACGACGCTAAAGCGCATTACAGCGCTTGA
- a CDS encoding sulfotransferase has translation MKAGTTWVYSFLSRHPEINFTPEKEIHFLADFYTNQNPLTTQHLNQRLSARLKGIQHLRAERQKSIQEWYEHVYIPGEKTVEWYKGLFNNKPTGQHWNADFSNLSALISEQGWQKITEDISNQIKAIYILREPCERLWSQFKFSQKTDSKASEAELIQQASKFIGTRSAQVHSQYCLNLDNARAGLGIENVKPLIFDDIQDKPVEFLRSIEQFLKISEFNHSNAGELKRKINTTSNNSPPKQFRQLCESITHRELEGLNRRGIDIPQRWRLT, from the coding sequence ATGAAGGCTGGCACGACTTGGGTTTATTCATTTTTATCTAGACATCCCGAGATCAACTTTACGCCAGAAAAAGAAATCCATTTTCTGGCCGATTTCTATACAAATCAAAATCCCCTAACGACTCAACATTTAAATCAACGGTTGAGTGCAAGGCTCAAAGGCATCCAGCATCTACGAGCCGAACGCCAGAAGAGCATTCAAGAGTGGTACGAACATGTTTATATCCCTGGCGAGAAGACAGTTGAATGGTACAAAGGCCTATTCAATAACAAACCAACTGGTCAACATTGGAATGCAGATTTTAGCAACTTATCTGCATTAATCAGTGAGCAAGGGTGGCAAAAAATCACGGAAGATATTAGCAATCAAATCAAGGCGATTTATATCCTGAGAGAACCCTGCGAGCGCCTGTGGAGTCAATTCAAATTCAGCCAAAAAACCGACAGCAAAGCCTCTGAAGCAGAGCTAATTCAGCAAGCATCAAAATTTATAGGTACACGTTCAGCTCAAGTTCATAGCCAATATTGTCTTAATCTCGACAATGCTCGAGCTGGGCTTGGCATTGAAAATGTTAAACCACTTATCTTTGACGACATCCAAGACAAGCCAGTAGAATTTCTTAGATCAATTGAACAATTCCTCAAAATCTCCGAATTCAACCATTCAAACGCTGGAGAATTAAAGAGGAAGATAAATACAACATCTAATAACTCACCACCAAAACAATTCCGTCAACTTTGCGAGTCAATAACACATCGAGAACTCGAAGGATTAAATCGCAGAGGGATCGACATCCCGCAACGTTGGCGTCTCACTTAA
- a CDS encoding sulfite exporter TauE/SafE family protein: MLPWWDLPILIGLGLLAGGLAGLLGIGGGLIFAPLLLWLDLPAHQALATSSFAIVPTALAGTIIHLRGGRIPLRPALGIGLAAFASALLFGGLADRAEGWMLLAMQTVLYVVLAFCVRERPSTDELSDEVSTPVSWLAGVGCIAGWTAGMLGLGGGLVMVPLMSGPLSVPIHQAVRLSTVAVLCSASAASLQFVHEGRGIPLMGLLLGGVAALAAQWTASRLDRFDPVVLVRCLRGLAIVLAIDSCRRAAQLWLS; encoded by the coding sequence ATGCTGCCCTGGTGGGATCTGCCGATTTTGATCGGGCTTGGTCTGTTGGCCGGTGGTCTGGCGGGATTGTTGGGAATTGGCGGCGGTCTGATCTTTGCTCCGTTGTTGCTTTGGCTTGATTTACCGGCTCATCAGGCGTTGGCGACGAGCAGTTTTGCCATCGTGCCGACGGCGCTGGCAGGCACCATCATTCACCTGCGCGGTGGCCGTATTCCCCTCCGCCCAGCGTTAGGAATTGGCCTGGCGGCCTTTGCTTCAGCGTTGTTGTTCGGTGGGTTGGCCGACCGAGCCGAGGGTTGGATGTTGCTGGCGATGCAAACGGTGCTCTATGTGGTGTTGGCTTTTTGCGTGCGTGAGCGACCATCAACGGATGAGTTGAGCGATGAGGTGTCCACCCCTGTGTCTTGGTTGGCCGGGGTGGGCTGTATCGCTGGCTGGACCGCCGGGATGCTTGGTCTTGGCGGCGGATTGGTGATGGTGCCCCTGATGAGTGGACCCTTGTCTGTTCCCATCCATCAGGCGGTACGACTCAGCACCGTGGCGGTGCTGTGTTCGGCCAGTGCTGCTTCGCTGCAATTCGTCCATGAGGGCCGCGGCATCCCCTTGATGGGACTGCTGCTGGGTGGAGTTGCTGCCTTGGCTGCCCAGTGGACCGCGAGTCGGCTTGATCGATTTGATCCGGTGGTTTTGGTGCGCTGTTTGCGCGGTTTGGCGATTGTTCTGGCGATCGATAGCTGCCGACGGGCCGCCCAACTCTGGTTGAGCTGA
- the bchL gene encoding ferredoxin:protochlorophyllide reductase (ATP-dependent) iron-sulfur ATP-binding protein, translating into MTTTLSRPTDGEGSVQVQQDPSMKIEEGALVIAVYGKGGIGKSTTSSNLSAAFSKLGKRVLQIGCDPKHDSTFTLTHSMVPTVIDILEEVDFHSEELRPDDFVFTGYNGVKCVESGGPPAGTGCGGYVTGQTVKLLKEHHLLEDTDVVIFDVLGDVVCGGFAAPLQHANYCLIVTANDFDSIFAMNRIVQAIQAKAKNYKVRLGGVIANRSADTDQIDKFNERTGLRTMAHFKDVDAIRRSRLKKCTIFEMDDDDDAVKAVKNEYLRLAQNMLDNVEPLEAVSLKDREIFDLLGFD; encoded by the coding sequence ATGACAACCACACTGTCGCGTCCGACGGACGGAGAGGGAAGTGTTCAGGTCCAGCAGGACCCGTCGATGAAGATTGAAGAGGGAGCGCTGGTTATTGCCGTTTATGGCAAAGGTGGGATTGGCAAATCCACTACATCATCGAACTTGTCAGCAGCATTTTCCAAGCTGGGCAAGCGCGTTCTGCAGATCGGCTGCGACCCGAAGCACGACAGCACCTTCACCCTCACCCATTCGATGGTGCCAACGGTGATCGACATCCTCGAAGAAGTCGATTTCCACAGCGAAGAGCTTCGTCCCGACGACTTCGTCTTCACTGGCTACAACGGCGTGAAGTGTGTTGAAAGCGGTGGTCCACCAGCCGGCACAGGCTGCGGTGGTTACGTCACCGGCCAAACGGTGAAACTCTTAAAAGAGCACCACCTGCTCGAAGACACCGATGTCGTCATTTTCGACGTCCTGGGAGATGTGGTTTGCGGAGGCTTTGCGGCACCGCTGCAGCACGCCAACTACTGCCTGATCGTGACAGCGAATGATTTCGACTCCATCTTCGCGATGAATCGGATCGTCCAAGCGATCCAGGCCAAAGCCAAGAACTACAAGGTTCGGCTCGGTGGAGTCATTGCGAACCGATCTGCAGATACTGATCAGATCGACAAGTTCAACGAGCGCACCGGCTTACGCACGATGGCCCACTTCAAAGACGTGGATGCCATTCGTCGCTCACGCCTGAAAAAGTGCACCATTTTCGAGATGGACGACGATGACGATGCAGTGAAAGCTGTCAAAAACGAATATCTTCGTCTCGCACAAAATATGCTCGACAACGTCGAGCCCCTTGAGGCCGTATCCCTCAAAGATCGCGAAATCTTTGACCTGCTTGGCTTCGACTAA
- a CDS encoding site-2 protease family protein, with product MLRHTSELVVGEGWQLFKIVGIPLRIQPTWLFAVAIFTTLFQPRYAATIEPVALSWGLALFTTLLLFTSVLLHELGHALMAIREGVKVLSITLFHLGGIARVEKECPTAMGNLRIAAAGPLVSLTLALGMLLGAAALAKQQPQLTVLLTQVGLLNLMLGLFNLLPGLPLDGGLILKALVWQVSGSKKRGVEVASASGRVLSTLMIVMGGVLLWQGGGINGLLLILIGWFGLGANRSESQMLFLQKILQDLKVEQAAGRAFRVLEADQPLRRMSQMRLQTSETSGAADWVLVCRQGRWVGWIDDRPLRDLPVQQWDQQQVEDHMKPLNELPSIASTAPLWQAVEALEASTEGRLLVLSAAGLPNGTVDRSDVGDAVLKRLGVTLPPSVLSAARQQNTYPMGLVMLPQVVSSMKAQKTVEDEELSSEASASRS from the coding sequence TTGCTGCGACACACGTCGGAATTAGTGGTGGGAGAAGGTTGGCAGCTGTTCAAGATCGTGGGAATTCCCCTGAGGATTCAGCCCACCTGGTTGTTTGCGGTTGCGATCTTCACAACCCTGTTTCAGCCTCGATATGCCGCCACCATTGAGCCTGTTGCCCTGAGTTGGGGGTTGGCGTTGTTCACGACGCTGCTCCTGTTCACCTCGGTGTTGCTCCACGAACTTGGTCATGCCCTGATGGCGATTCGGGAGGGTGTGAAGGTTTTGAGCATCACCCTGTTTCACCTGGGTGGCATTGCCCGAGTGGAGAAGGAATGTCCTACGGCGATGGGCAACCTCCGAATTGCCGCTGCGGGCCCTTTGGTGAGTCTCACCCTTGCGTTGGGAATGTTGCTTGGCGCTGCAGCCCTTGCAAAACAGCAACCCCAGCTCACGGTGTTGCTCACGCAGGTGGGGTTGCTCAATCTGATGCTCGGCTTGTTCAACCTCTTGCCAGGTCTTCCCCTCGATGGAGGCTTGATCCTTAAAGCTCTGGTTTGGCAGGTTTCGGGAAGCAAAAAACGCGGGGTTGAGGTGGCTTCCGCCTCAGGCCGGGTGCTCTCCACCCTGATGATCGTGATGGGTGGTGTTTTGCTTTGGCAAGGCGGCGGAATCAACGGCCTACTGCTCATCCTGATTGGTTGGTTTGGCCTGGGAGCCAACCGCAGTGAATCCCAGATGTTGTTCCTGCAGAAGATTCTTCAGGATTTGAAGGTTGAGCAGGCTGCGGGGCGTGCATTCCGCGTGCTGGAAGCCGATCAGCCCCTTCGTCGGATGAGCCAAATGCGCTTGCAAACCAGTGAAACCTCTGGGGCGGCGGACTGGGTCTTGGTGTGTCGTCAGGGCCGCTGGGTCGGTTGGATTGATGATCGTCCCCTGCGTGATTTGCCCGTTCAGCAATGGGATCAACAGCAGGTCGAAGACCATATGAAGCCATTGAACGAGCTCCCATCCATCGCTTCCACCGCCCCTCTCTGGCAGGCGGTGGAAGCCCTTGAGGCATCGACTGAGGGGAGATTGCTTGTGCTGAGTGCAGCGGGCCTGCCGAACGGAACGGTGGACCGCAGTGATGTGGGAGATGCCGTGCTCAAACGGCTTGGCGTCACCTTGCCCCCTTCAGTGCTGTCCGCGGCGCGTCAACAAAACACCTACCCCATGGGCCTGGTGATGCTTCCCCAGGTGGTGTCATCGATGAAGGCTCAAAAGACGGTTGAGGATGAGGAGCTTTCCAGTGAGGCCAGTGCCTCACGTTCTTGA
- a CDS encoding ferredoxin:protochlorophyllide reductase (ATP-dependent) subunit N: protein MSGPTLLKESGPREVFCGLTSIVWLHRRMPDAFFLVVGSRTCAHLIQSAAGVMIFAEPRFGTAILNERDLAGLADAQEELDRVAKELLQRRPEIRTLFLVGSCPSEVIKLDLSRAAERLTDELQGRVRVVNYSGSGIETTFTQGEDGALAALIPFLPSSDERQLLLVGTLADAVEDRLVHLFNKLNINAIKSLPPRQSTDLPAVGPGTTVLLTQPYLTTTARLLKDRGARVLTAPFPLGAEGSRRWMETAARDFEVDEAQIDSVLSPLMERAQIALAPHREVLKGKRIFLLPESQLELPLARFLQRECGMELVEVGTPYLNRDQMAEEIALLPEGTPVMEGQHVELQLDRVRDSKPDLVVCGMGLANPLEAEGIATKWSIELVFSPIHGIDQAGELAELFSRPLRRHQLLAH from the coding sequence ATGTCCGGCCCAACCCTGCTTAAGGAGAGTGGACCGCGGGAGGTGTTCTGCGGACTCACGTCGATTGTTTGGTTGCATCGGCGCATGCCAGATGCTTTTTTCCTAGTCGTTGGATCACGCACCTGTGCCCACCTGATCCAAAGTGCTGCGGGCGTGATGATTTTCGCCGAACCGCGCTTTGGCACTGCAATCCTGAATGAGCGGGATTTGGCCGGCCTCGCCGATGCGCAAGAGGAGCTGGATCGCGTCGCCAAAGAGCTGCTGCAACGCCGGCCCGAAATTCGAACGCTGTTCCTCGTGGGCTCCTGCCCAAGTGAAGTGATCAAGCTGGATCTCTCGCGAGCTGCGGAACGCCTGACCGACGAACTGCAGGGTCGAGTACGGGTCGTGAACTATTCGGGCAGCGGGATTGAAACCACGTTTACGCAAGGGGAAGACGGCGCACTTGCGGCTCTAATTCCGTTCCTTCCGTCATCTGATGAACGCCAACTCCTTCTAGTTGGAACGTTGGCTGACGCGGTGGAGGATCGGCTTGTTCATCTGTTCAACAAGCTCAACATCAACGCGATCAAGAGCTTGCCCCCAAGGCAATCCACAGACCTTCCCGCCGTTGGCCCTGGCACCACGGTGCTGCTGACGCAGCCGTATCTCACAACAACAGCTCGGCTGCTCAAAGATCGCGGTGCTCGTGTGCTGACCGCGCCCTTCCCCCTCGGTGCCGAGGGCAGTCGGCGGTGGATGGAAACAGCAGCACGAGATTTTGAGGTAGATGAGGCGCAAATCGACAGCGTTCTTTCTCCCTTGATGGAGCGCGCTCAGATTGCCTTGGCTCCCCATCGCGAAGTGTTGAAGGGGAAACGGATCTTTCTTTTACCTGAATCACAACTCGAACTTCCCCTTGCCCGCTTTCTTCAGCGGGAGTGCGGAATGGAACTCGTTGAGGTGGGTACGCCCTATCTCAATCGCGACCAAATGGCAGAAGAAATTGCCCTGCTACCGGAGGGGACACCGGTGATGGAGGGACAGCACGTGGAGCTGCAATTGGACCGGGTTCGCGACAGCAAGCCCGACCTGGTGGTTTGCGGCATGGGTCTCGCCAATCCCCTTGAAGCCGAGGGGATCGCCACCAAATGGTCGATCGAACTGGTGTTCAGCCCAATCCATGGCATCGATCAAGCCGGCGAGCTCGCCGAACTGTTCTCAAGGCCACTGCGGCGACATCAACTCCTCGCGCATTAA
- a CDS encoding CRR6 family NdhI maturation factor, which yields MDPVLIDAESIRRLDLSPLRIWSDQPLKDLLKQGPILELNFHWPRDPEDPRELAECPEPRLWSLRADARYPWLPLMLERDRGSLIRHVAMVVPHSFNRTEGLRFDPQALELWITHRLMQLDDLCQEQLDRTMRGNLSQMSAALGYELNDSFWSLLN from the coding sequence ATGGATCCGGTTCTGATTGATGCCGAATCAATTCGCCGTCTCGATCTCAGCCCGCTGCGGATCTGGTCCGATCAGCCCCTTAAGGATTTGCTGAAACAGGGGCCAATCCTCGAGCTCAACTTTCACTGGCCACGGGACCCAGAAGACCCACGGGAACTCGCGGAATGCCCAGAGCCTCGGTTGTGGTCTTTACGGGCGGATGCCCGCTATCCCTGGCTACCGCTCATGCTGGAGCGTGACCGCGGCAGCCTGATTCGCCACGTTGCGATGGTGGTCCCCCACAGCTTTAACCGCACTGAAGGACTCCGCTTCGATCCCCAAGCGCTTGAGCTTTGGATCACCCATCGTTTGATGCAGCTGGATGACCTCTGTCAGGAACAGCTCGACCGAACGATGCGCGGCAACCTTTCACAAATGTCTGCAGCCCTCGGTTACGAACTGAACGACAGCTTTTGGTCTCTCTTGAACTGA
- a CDS encoding protochlorophyllide reductase, which translates to MTSTPGTVLITGTTSGVGLNAAKALASRGWQVITANRSPQRAAAAADALGIPKERLQHVLMDLGDLESVRRAVQSLPVSLDAVVCNAAVYKPKLKQPERSPQGYELSMATNHLGHFLLIHLLLNRLKGSNHPSRRVVILGTVTANSKELGGKIPIPAPADLGDLSGFQKGFLDPIAMASGKAFKPGKAYKDSKLCNMITTQELHQRLHRETGLTFSSLYPGCVADSPLFRNTPKAFQTIFPWFQKNITGGYVTQALAGDRVAQVVADPDFAESGVHWSWGNRQKKDGQQFSQELSEKATDPETASRVWTLSKQLVGLE; encoded by the coding sequence ATGACCAGCACTCCTGGCACTGTTCTGATTACTGGGACCACCTCTGGTGTCGGATTGAACGCCGCCAAGGCCTTGGCCTCCCGTGGATGGCAGGTGATCACAGCAAACCGAAGTCCGCAGCGGGCTGCTGCTGCTGCTGATGCTTTGGGGATTCCGAAAGAGCGTCTCCAGCACGTTCTGATGGATCTCGGTGATCTAGAAAGTGTGCGTCGGGCTGTGCAAAGTCTTCCGGTCTCCCTTGATGCCGTTGTTTGTAATGCTGCGGTCTATAAGCCGAAGTTGAAGCAGCCCGAGCGATCGCCGCAGGGATATGAACTGTCCATGGCTACGAATCACCTTGGCCACTTTTTACTGATTCACTTATTGCTCAATCGTTTGAAGGGTTCGAATCATCCATCTCGTCGTGTTGTGATTCTCGGCACTGTTACGGCAAATTCCAAAGAGTTGGGTGGAAAGATTCCAATTCCTGCACCAGCTGACTTAGGCGATCTCTCGGGATTTCAAAAGGGCTTTTTGGACCCCATCGCGATGGCAAGTGGCAAAGCCTTCAAGCCTGGTAAGGCTTACAAAGACAGCAAGCTTTGCAACATGATTACCACCCAGGAGCTTCATCAACGACTTCATCGAGAAACGGGACTTACATTTAGCTCGCTTTATCCGGGCTGTGTTGCGGATTCACCTTTGTTCCGTAATACCCCGAAGGCATTTCAGACAATTTTCCCGTGGTTTCAAAAAAATATCACTGGCGGTTATGTCACTCAAGCTTTGGCGGGAGACCGTGTTGCGCAAGTGGTGGCTGATCCGGATTTTGCCGAGTCTGGGGTGCATTGGAGTTGGGGAAATCGACAGAAGAAAGACGGTCAGCAATTTAGTCAGGAGTTATCAGAGAAGGCCACCGACCCAGAAACCGCATCAAGAGTTTGGACTCTGTCCAAACAGCTTGTAGGCCTTGAATGA